The Neisseria yangbaofengii genome contains a region encoding:
- a CDS encoding DUF2185 domain-containing protein: MNIFAQALQTALERCIATKTVTEEGRAVGFLYREQPVFENDSGWRFFTGEESDEYADNPDNFTVCSMSDITKNNPDIAPLLARPQGSAWELNEDGEFQAVADWQPKD; the protein is encoded by the coding sequence ATGAATATTTTTGCCCAAGCCCTGCAAACCGCGCTCGAGCGCTGCATCGCCACCAAAACCGTGACCGAAGAAGGTCGAGCCGTGGGCTTTTTATACCGTGAACAACCGGTTTTTGAAAACGACAGCGGCTGGCGTTTCTTCACCGGCGAGGAAAGCGACGAATACGCCGACAATCCGGATAATTTCACCGTGTGCAGCATGTCGGACATCACCAAAAACAACCCCGACATCGCTCCCCTGCTCGCCCGGCCGCAAGGCAGCGCATGGGAATTGAACGAAGACGGCGAATTTCAAGCCGTTGCCGATTGGCAGCCCAAAGACTAA
- the cueR gene encoding Cu(I)-responsive transcriptional regulator, whose translation MNISEIAKRSGLSSKMIRDYEKIGLIPAAGRSESGYRQYQEKDLDTLMFIKHARDVDFSLAQIKTLLQLKHNPQRTSAQVKQLVAEHIATLQKKISRLQSMTATLQSWHDCCQGNDDPECAIIEQLSENTVTVKTTCHE comes from the coding sequence ATGAACATCAGCGAAATCGCCAAACGCTCGGGCTTGAGCAGCAAAATGATTCGCGATTATGAAAAAATCGGTTTGATTCCCGCCGCCGGACGCAGCGAATCAGGCTACCGCCAATATCAGGAAAAAGATTTAGACACGCTGATGTTTATCAAACACGCGCGTGATGTCGATTTTTCATTGGCGCAAATCAAGACTTTATTGCAGCTCAAACACAATCCTCAACGCACCAGCGCGCAAGTGAAGCAATTGGTGGCGGAGCACATCGCTACTCTGCAAAAAAAAATCAGCCGCCTGCAAAGCATGACCGCCACACTGCAATCTTGGCACGACTGCTGCCAAGGCAACGACGATCCCGAATGCGCGATTATTGAGCAGCTTTCGGAAAATACGGTTACGGTTAAGACAACTTGTCATGAATGA
- the ribH gene encoding 6,7-dimethyl-8-ribityllumazine synthase gives MNIIEPVLDGKQLRIGIVQARFTNEIGGEMLKVCCRTLQELGVADDNITIATVPGALEVPVALMNLASSEQFDALIAIGVVIRGETYHFELVSNESGSGVTRVGLDYNIPIANAILTTENDEQAVARIEEKASDAAKVAVEMANLVNRLLENQFDAEEDEE, from the coding sequence ATGAACATCATCGAACCCGTTTTAGACGGCAAACAACTGCGCATCGGTATCGTGCAAGCGCGTTTCACCAACGAAATCGGCGGCGAAATGCTGAAAGTCTGCTGCCGCACGCTGCAAGAATTGGGCGTGGCCGACGACAACATCACTATCGCCACCGTACCCGGTGCGCTGGAAGTACCGGTTGCCTTGATGAACCTTGCTTCATCCGAGCAATTCGATGCTCTGATTGCCATCGGTGTGGTAATTCGCGGCGAAACCTACCATTTTGAATTGGTGTCGAACGAATCCGGTTCCGGCGTGACCCGCGTCGGCTTGGATTACAACATCCCGATTGCCAACGCCATCCTCACCACGGAAAACGACGAACAAGCCGTTGCCCGCATTGAAGAAAAAGCCTCCGATGCCGCCAAAGTCGCCGTGGAAATGGCCAACTTGGTGAACCGTTTGCTCGAAAACCAATTCGACGCAGAAGAAGACGAAGAATAA
- the era gene encoding GTPase Era: MDIETFLNNESQRSEGYRCGFVAIVGRPNVGKSTLMNHLIGQKISITSKKAQTTRNRVTGIYTDDTAQFVFVDTPGFQVNHRNALNDRLNQNVTEALSGVDAVVFAVEAMRFTDADRVVLKQLPKHTPVLLVVNKIDKDKAKDKYALEAFVNEVKAEFEFAGYEAVSAKHGLRIANLLEQLKPYLPESVPMYPEDMVTDKSGRFLAMEIVREKLFRYLGEELPYAMNVEVEQFEEEESGLFRIYIAVLVDKDSQKAILIGKGGERLKKISTEARLDMEKLFDTKVFLKVWVKVKSGWADDIRFLRELGL, translated from the coding sequence ATGGACATCGAAACCTTCTTAAACAACGAATCCCAGCGCAGCGAAGGCTACCGCTGCGGCTTCGTGGCCATTGTCGGCCGCCCGAATGTGGGTAAATCCACGTTGATGAACCACTTAATCGGTCAAAAAATCAGCATTACCAGTAAAAAAGCCCAAACCACACGCAACCGCGTAACCGGCATCTACACCGACGACACCGCGCAATTTGTGTTCGTTGATACCCCCGGTTTCCAAGTCAATCACCGCAATGCCTTAAATGACCGTTTGAACCAAAACGTAACCGAGGCCTTGAGCGGTGTCGATGCGGTGGTTTTTGCGGTGGAAGCCATGCGCTTTACCGATGCCGACCGCGTGGTGTTGAAACAACTGCCGAAACACACGCCTGTGTTGCTGGTAGTGAATAAAATCGATAAAGACAAGGCCAAAGATAAATATGCGCTGGAAGCCTTTGTCAACGAAGTGAAAGCCGAATTTGAATTTGCCGGGTACGAAGCCGTCAGCGCGAAGCACGGTTTGCGCATTGCCAATTTGTTAGAGCAGCTCAAACCCTACCTGCCCGAAAGCGTGCCCATGTATCCGGAAGACATGGTTACCGACAAATCCGGCCGCTTCTTGGCCATGGAAATCGTGCGCGAAAAATTGTTCCGCTATTTGGGCGAAGAATTGCCTTACGCCATGAATGTGGAAGTGGAGCAATTCGAGGAAGAAGAAAGCGGCCTTTTCCGTATCTACATCGCCGTTTTAGTGGATAAAGACAGTCAAAAAGCCATTCTCATCGGCAAAGGCGGCGAGCGACTCAAGAAAATTTCGACCGAAGCCCGTTTGGACATGGAAAAACTGTTTGATACCAAAGTATTCTTAAAGGTGTGGGTGAAAGTGAAATCAGGCTGGGCGGACGATATCCGCTTCTTGCGGGAATTGGGTTTGTAG
- a CDS encoding NMCC_0638 family (lipo)protein, which produces MKCASHDRRRCKKLPFGMMELEKNQAAHYFSLAPESYSSKTEKVGENMVRQQFMQLAGQAPQGLSHELRSGKSTQSPFPFRQFSYAWRESGSPGTGVEGRYFVIRSNCPRKLRYIVDSL; this is translated from the coding sequence ATAAAATGCGCAAGCCATGACCGGAGACGATGTAAAAAACTGCCTTTCGGCATGATGGAACTTGAGAAAAACCAAGCGGCCCATTATTTCAGTCTTGCGCCGGAAAGCTACAGTAGCAAAACCGAAAAAGTCGGTGAAAACATGGTTCGCCAACAATTCATGCAATTGGCCGGGCAAGCGCCGCAAGGCTTAAGCCATGAATTGCGTTCCGGAAAATCCACCCAATCGCCGTTTCCCTTCCGTCAGTTTTCTTATGCGTGGCGTGAATCAGGCAGCCCCGGAACGGGCGTTGAAGGCCGATACTTCGTCATCCGGAGCAATTGCCCGCGCAAGCTGCGTTATATAGTGGATTCACTTTAA
- a CDS encoding CNP1-like family protein gives MRRLSLLVMALAAASAFALPKSDKDSLVNSRYQESAEEKAAREFKEAETDLPALPDTKSGGWFDIYVSETYAKQPKILLDSLQIMPSPDTSIRYILNTQSSQGYDNLTAEGIFCARSSFNYGGDKRSSYKVFGYGDPVNNRWIKPRNTEWKPMGGTMNRTDELRSVLYNAFCVDGAPDTVEGLIERLRQRAGRHKPSLANTDK, from the coding sequence ATGCGCCGCCTCAGTTTGCTGGTTATGGCTTTAGCCGCCGCTTCCGCTTTTGCCCTGCCCAAAAGCGATAAAGACAGCTTGGTCAACAGCCGTTATCAAGAAAGCGCCGAAGAAAAAGCCGCCCGGGAATTTAAAGAAGCCGAAACCGATTTGCCTGCCCTGCCGGATACTAAATCAGGTGGTTGGTTTGATATTTATGTCAGCGAAACCTACGCCAAGCAGCCGAAAATTTTATTGGACAGCCTACAAATCATGCCTTCGCCCGACACCAGCATCCGCTATATTTTGAACACACAATCTTCGCAAGGTTACGATAACCTGACCGCCGAAGGTATTTTCTGCGCCCGCTCCAGCTTCAATTATGGCGGTGACAAACGCTCTTCATATAAAGTGTTCGGCTATGGCGATCCGGTGAACAACCGCTGGATTAAACCACGCAATACCGAATGGAAGCCGATGGGCGGTACAATGAACCGCACTGATGAATTGCGCAGCGTGCTTTATAACGCATTCTGTGTCGATGGTGCGCCGGATACAGTAGAAGGTTTGATTGAACGCTTGCGACAGCGCGCCGGCCGCCACAAACCAAGTTTGGCCAATACCGATAAATAA
- a CDS encoding sulfurtransferase TusA family protein, with translation MMRQTLDVTGLKCPMPILRAKKALAQMQTGEVLTVLATDQGAPGDFEAFCRQTGHVLLESTENEGVFTLVIRHK, from the coding sequence ATCATGAGACAAACCTTAGACGTAACCGGCTTGAAATGCCCGATGCCGATTTTGCGCGCCAAAAAAGCCTTGGCGCAAATGCAAACCGGTGAAGTGTTAACCGTATTGGCCACCGATCAGGGAGCCCCGGGCGATTTTGAAGCTTTCTGCCGCCAGACCGGCCATGTTTTATTGGAATCGACTGAAAACGAAGGTGTGTTTACCTTAGTGATCAGACATAAATAA
- a CDS encoding porin, with protein MQKTILALTCAAFSCGVYADVTLYGQIKSSVSTSQVKIKGDAGTEKSATSTRINDNTSRIGFKGKEKLSDNLTAIWQLEQRASILGQSNSQKWGSRDSFIGLEGSFGKLRAGNLNNMLNEMDTIDTWMWSNTATGLGVFTRTGSRNVSVRYDSPSLLGFQFNAQYAPRDNQNPADKYTHAEPGRDQYTAGVSYSNPEFFTKLAYNLRKNRVGTEDGHIVRLETAYDANNVFLGLGAQYAKANESANTYLANFTDGFNTYNGSGITKDAGKEEAVKVIDAAVTAGYNFGNWRPRITYAHGWPAKGVDSGEKLVDKFDQVIAGGDYRFSKRTSARGQVGYLRVGGKTRLTATDKGKVEQVAASLGLHHRF; from the coding sequence ATGCAAAAAACCATCCTCGCACTCACTTGCGCTGCATTCTCATGCGGCGTTTATGCCGATGTGACCTTATACGGCCAAATCAAAAGCAGCGTCAGCACCAGTCAAGTCAAAATTAAAGGCGATGCCGGTACTGAAAAAAGTGCAACCTCAACCCGTATCAACGACAATACTTCACGCATCGGCTTTAAGGGCAAAGAAAAATTAAGCGATAATTTGACTGCAATTTGGCAGTTGGAGCAACGTGCATCAATTTTAGGTCAAAGCAACAGCCAAAAATGGGGCAGCCGCGATTCGTTTATCGGCTTGGAAGGCAGTTTTGGTAAATTACGCGCCGGTAATTTGAACAACATGCTTAACGAAATGGACACCATTGATACATGGATGTGGAGCAACACCGCTACAGGTTTGGGCGTGTTTACCCGTACCGGCTCGCGTAATGTATCGGTTCGTTACGATAGTCCATCGTTGTTAGGTTTTCAGTTCAACGCACAATATGCACCACGTGATAACCAAAATCCGGCAGACAAATACACCCATGCCGAACCGGGTCGAGATCAATACACAGCAGGCGTAAGCTACAGCAATCCTGAATTCTTCACCAAACTGGCCTATAACCTGCGTAAAAACCGTGTCGGCACCGAAGACGGCCACATCGTCCGCTTGGAAACCGCTTACGATGCCAATAACGTATTCTTGGGCTTAGGTGCGCAATATGCTAAAGCCAACGAAAGTGCCAACACTTATCTGGCTAACTTCACCGATGGTTTCAACACATACAACGGCAGCGGCATTACCAAAGATGCAGGAAAAGAAGAAGCCGTAAAAGTTATTGATGCTGCCGTAACCGCGGGTTACAACTTCGGCAACTGGCGTCCGCGCATTACCTACGCACACGGCTGGCCGGCCAAAGGCGTGGACAGCGGTGAAAAATTGGTGGATAAATTCGACCAAGTGATTGCCGGCGGCGATTACCGATTCAGCAAACGTACCTCTGCACGTGGCCAAGTCGGTTACCTGCGCGTAGGCGGCAAAACACGCCTGACCGCAACCGATAAAGGTAAAGTGGAACAAGTAGCCGCTTCTTTGGGCCTGCACCACCGCTTCTAA
- a CDS encoding phage holin family protein, translating into MDLKENIQHTKLLFNQGIDLLMLRLQLLNLDLAAQAGNAVRSVIWLVISAILLLVALISLLFGLNRILADQQAIWTFFGITGLSLLIIVIACVRIIGSWKGQNNRIGNTLKDIQADIAYLRGQINEE; encoded by the coding sequence ATGGATCTCAAAGAGAATATCCAACATACTAAATTACTATTCAACCAAGGCATCGATTTATTGATGCTGCGCCTGCAATTGCTGAATCTGGATTTGGCCGCACAAGCGGGCAATGCCGTTCGCAGTGTGATTTGGTTGGTGATTTCGGCCATATTGCTGTTGGTGGCGTTGATTAGTTTGTTATTCGGTTTAAACCGCATATTGGCCGATCAGCAAGCGATTTGGACATTTTTCGGCATCACCGGCTTGAGCCTGTTGATTATCGTCATCGCCTGTGTCCGCATTATCGGTAGCTGGAAAGGCCAAAACAACCGCATCGGCAATACACTAAAAGACATTCAAGCTGATATTGCCTACCTGCGCGGCCAAATCAACGAAGAATAA
- the rnc gene encoding ribonuclease III: MKSDVLKQQAHQRIQQHLGYAFSRIELLQQALTHRSFSAKHNERLEFVGDAILNYTIAKMLFDAFPKLTEGELSRLRANLVNEGVLAEIALEMNVGDGLYLGIGELKSGGFRRPSILADAMEAMFAAVSFDADFATAEKVVCHLFASRVKSVDFKNQGKDNKTTLQEALQARRLALPKYRIEEQIGTANDSQFVISCDLGELGFICKAQGASRKAAEQEAAADALKWLEQKFPMKRKK; this comes from the coding sequence ATGAAATCCGATGTATTGAAGCAGCAGGCGCACCAAAGAATCCAGCAGCATCTGGGTTATGCGTTCAGCCGTATCGAATTATTGCAGCAAGCCTTGACCCACCGCAGTTTCAGCGCGAAACACAATGAGCGGTTGGAGTTTGTCGGCGATGCGATTTTGAATTACACCATCGCCAAAATGTTGTTTGATGCCTTCCCGAAATTGACTGAAGGAGAGTTGTCGCGCTTGCGTGCCAACTTGGTGAACGAAGGCGTGTTGGCCGAAATCGCCTTGGAAATGAATGTCGGTGACGGCTTGTACTTGGGCATAGGCGAGCTCAAAAGCGGCGGTTTCAGACGGCCTTCCATCTTGGCCGATGCCATGGAAGCCATGTTCGCCGCCGTAAGCTTTGATGCCGATTTTGCCACGGCGGAAAAAGTTGTGTGCCATTTGTTTGCCAGCCGCGTGAAATCGGTCGATTTCAAAAATCAGGGCAAAGACAACAAAACCACGCTGCAAGAAGCCCTGCAAGCCCGCCGCTTAGCCTTGCCGAAATACCGCATCGAAGAGCAAATCGGCACGGCCAACGACAGCCAATTTGTGATTTCCTGCGATTTAGGCGAACTCGGTTTCATCTGCAAAGCCCAAGGTGCCAGCCGTAAGGCCGCCGAACAGGAAGCTGCCGCCGATGCCTTGAAATGGCTGGAACAAAAATTCCCGATGAAGCGTAAAAAATAA
- the pyrC gene encoding dihydroorotase, translating to MQTLTIIQPDDMHLHLRDGDALKAVAPYTARQMGRAVIMPNLKPPVVSVADALAYKQRILDALPEDSTFEPLMTLYLTDKSTPELVREAKAAGIVAFKLYPAGATTNSDSGVTDLFKLIPVLQEMAAQDMRFLVHGEVTDAEIDIFDREAAFIERVMKPVLQQVPDLKVVFEHITTADAARLVLEAGDNVAASVTPQHLLLNRNDLLVGGVHPHHFCLPVLKRETHRQALVAAVTGDKAHKFFLGTDSAPHAKSAKENACGCAGMFSAMTAIELYAEVFENAGALDKLEAFASKNGARFYGLPENNRTITLVKQAQTVPANVPYGDEALVPMRAGQTVAWSVQY from the coding sequence ATGCAAACCTTGACCATTATCCAGCCGGACGACATGCATTTGCACCTGCGTGACGGTGATGCGCTCAAAGCCGTTGCCCCTTACACCGCCCGCCAAATGGGGCGAGCCGTGATTATGCCCAACCTGAAGCCGCCGGTGGTCAGCGTGGCCGATGCTTTGGCGTATAAACAGCGCATTCTGGATGCCTTGCCTGAAGACAGCACCTTCGAGCCGTTGATGACGCTGTATCTTACCGACAAATCCACGCCCGAATTGGTGCGCGAAGCCAAAGCCGCCGGCATTGTGGCCTTCAAACTGTATCCGGCCGGCGCCACCACCAATTCCGATTCCGGCGTGACCGATTTGTTCAAACTGATTCCCGTGTTGCAGGAAATGGCGGCGCAAGACATGCGTTTCTTGGTGCATGGCGAAGTTACCGATGCCGAAATCGATATTTTTGACCGTGAAGCCGCTTTTATCGAACGTGTGATGAAGCCGGTTTTGCAGCAGGTTCCCGATTTGAAAGTAGTGTTTGAACACATCACCACAGCCGATGCCGCCCGCTTGGTGCTGGAAGCAGGTGACAACGTGGCTGCCAGCGTGACCCCGCAACATTTACTGCTCAACCGCAACGATTTGCTGGTCGGCGGCGTGCATCCGCATCATTTCTGCCTGCCGGTGTTAAAACGCGAAACCCACCGCCAAGCCTTGGTAGCCGCCGTTACCGGCGATAAAGCACATAAATTCTTCTTGGGCACCGATTCTGCGCCACACGCCAAGTCTGCCAAAGAAAATGCCTGCGGTTGCGCCGGTATGTTCAGTGCCATGACCGCCATCGAGCTTTACGCCGAGGTATTTGAAAACGCCGGCGCACTCGACAAACTCGAAGCCTTCGCATCTAAAAACGGCGCACGTTTTTACGGTTTGCCGGAAAACAACCGTACCATTACCTTGGTAAAACAAGCGCAGACTGTTCCTGCAAATGTGCCTTACGGTGATGAAGCATTGGTGCCGATGCGGGCAGGCCAAACCGTGGCTTGGTCGGTGCAATATTAA
- the nusB gene encoding transcription antitermination factor NusB gives MKTPRRRARELAVQALYQSNINNTAAPEVAKNIQDLPEFEKADQELFTKLFFGTKTNAAGYMELIRPLLDRDEKDLSPIERAVLLMACHELSAMPETPYPVIINEAIEVTKTFGGTDGHKFVNGILDRLAAQLRPDDPKRG, from the coding sequence ATGAAAACACCACGCCGCCGCGCCCGCGAGCTTGCGGTACAAGCGCTGTACCAATCCAACATCAACAACACCGCCGCCCCGGAAGTGGCCAAAAACATTCAAGACCTGCCCGAGTTTGAAAAAGCAGACCAAGAATTGTTTACCAAATTATTCTTCGGCACCAAAACCAACGCCGCCGGATACATGGAACTCATCCGCCCGCTGCTCGACCGCGACGAGAAGGACTTAAGCCCGATCGAACGCGCCGTATTGCTGATGGCCTGCCACGAATTATCCGCCATGCCGGAAACACCGTATCCGGTCATCATCAACGAAGCGATTGAAGTGACCAAAACCTTCGGCGGCACCGACGGCCACAAATTCGTCAACGGCATCCTCGACCGCTTGGCCGCGCAATTGCGTCCGGATGACCCGAAACGCGGTTGA
- a CDS encoding DUF2489 domain-containing protein: MKFLMMTGILVIVAMAAYTAYLWLKVYRQKQRAGQARDDRRRKLAQSIDLIAMAMAQGQCNLSEGVLRLKPLIESAGFDFGKYPAMNKLHDVVADMPILAERRQLKRNERMKLDLIRESSEAELEAEIVAEAVNMRQAVQAWLPQQVN, translated from the coding sequence ATGAAATTTCTGATGATGACGGGCATATTGGTGATTGTAGCCATGGCTGCATATACCGCTTATTTGTGGCTGAAAGTGTACCGCCAAAAGCAACGGGCCGGACAAGCCCGAGACGATCGCCGCCGCAAACTCGCACAAAGCATAGATTTGATTGCCATGGCGATGGCGCAAGGACAGTGCAATTTATCCGAAGGCGTGTTGCGGCTGAAGCCCTTAATCGAATCTGCCGGATTTGATTTCGGTAAATATCCGGCCATGAACAAGCTGCATGATGTGGTGGCCGATATGCCGATTTTGGCCGAACGCCGACAACTCAAGCGCAACGAGCGCATGAAGTTGGACCTAATCCGCGAAAGCAGCGAAGCCGAGTTGGAGGCTGAAATTGTCGCCGAAGCCGTAAATATGCGCCAAGCTGTGCAAGCGTGGTTGCCACAGCAGGTAAATTAA